A genomic segment from Spinacia oleracea cultivar Varoflay chromosome 3, BTI_SOV_V1, whole genome shotgun sequence encodes:
- the LOC110797925 gene encoding uncharacterized protein yields the protein MAQNTQQHGSRNDVKRVNGVDLSGIQNQLQENAQQIATLTTLVSKIVASIESKARVCGICCNESHPTDKCPELQSENVNAIGWKDHPNLRYGNRPQLPQSNQPRQYGQQNPPPQSGPLLEDLVKQLTNQIGKVHNQGVEYQKKTDTHLHHIDTQIGQICTSLSNLETQISGKLPSQTIPNPNGHVKAVTLRSGKVLTEPKMKSREVEKEIEVNPKVGSRERVESEGTVKESEKENEGESKTESDYVVSRFKDLPPFPSRFAKAKKESLDNEILETFRKIEVNIPLLDAIKQVPCYAKFLKELCTNKRHFRPSKKVSMGENISAIIQKKLPPKCKDPGMFCIPCKIGDSKFERCMLDLGASINVMPKSVYDTLNVGSLSKTDIVIQLADRSNAFPIGVLEDVLVQVNELVFPADFYVLDMGDRCDSVPLLLGRPFLKNSKTKIDVHEGNLTMEFDGEMI from the exons ATGGCTCAAAACACCCAACAACATGGTTCTAGAAATGATGTTAAAAGAGTAAATGGAGTTGATTTAAGTGGTATTCAGAATCAATTACAAGAAAATGCTCAACAAATTGCTACTTTAACTACTCTTGTGTCTAAAATTGTTGCTAGTATTGAGTCTAAAGCTAGAGTGTGTGGAATTTGTTGTAATGAGTCTCATCCTACTGATAAATGTCCTGAATTGCAATCTGAAAATGTGAATGCTATAG GTTGGAAAGACCACCCTAACCTAAGGTATGGAAATAGACCACAACTTCCACAATCTAATCAACCAAGGCAATATGGTCAACAAAATCCACCACCCCAATCTGGTCCTTTACTAGAAGATTTAGTTAAGCAACTAACAAATCAAATAGGGAAAGTCCATAACCAAGGTGTTGAGTATCAAAAGAAAACTGACACGCACCTTCATCATATAGACACTCAAATAGGTCAGATTTGCACTTCTCTAAGTAATCTTGAAACTCAAATTTCAGGTAAACTTCCATCACAAACAATCCCTAATCCCAATGGTCATGTTAAAGCTGTCACACTTAGGAGTGGTAAAGTGTTAACTGAACCTAAAATGAAAAGCCgtgaagttgaaaaagagataGAAGTCAATCCTAAAGTTGGATCAAGGGAAAGAGTGGAAAGTGAGGGTACTGTGAAGGAgagtgaaaaagaaaatgaagggGAGAGTAAAACTGAATCTGATTATGTTGTTTCTCGTTTTAAAGATTTGCCTCCTTTCCCTTCTCGATTTGCTAAAGCTAAGAAAGAGAGTCTTGACAATGAAATTCTAGAAACTTTTAGGAAAATTGAAGTCAATATTCCCCTTCTTGATGCTATTAAACAGGTACCTTGTTATGCAAAGTTTCTTAAGGAACTTTGTACTAACAAAAGGCATTTTCGTCCTTCTAAAAAGGTAAGTATGGGGGAAAATATTTCAGCTATTATCCAAAAGAAGCTTCCCCCTAAGTGTAAGGATCCTGGTATGTTTTGTATTCCTTGCAAAATTGGTGATTCTAAGTTTGAAAGGTGTATGCTAGATTTAGGAGCCTCCATTAATGTTATGCCAAAATCTGTTTATGATACTTTAAATGTGGGTTCTTTGTCTAAAACTGATATTGTTATTCAGTTAGCTGATAGATCAAACGCATTTCCAATAGGAGTCTTAGAAGATGTacttgtgcaagtgaatgaatTGGTATTTCCTGCTGACTTTTATGTTCTGGATATGGGTGATAGATGTGATAGTGTTCCCTTGTTGTTAGGTAGACCATTCCTGAAAAATTCTAAGACTAAAATTGATGTTCATGAGGGTAATCTAACTATGGAATTTGATGGGGAAATgatttaa